TCACCAACACATGATGGGGTAATTTGCCACTTTATTGTTGACAAGGTATTGGTTTTCTGCAAGCCACGTACAAAATATTCAACTTCATGGCCATCAGAATGAAGTTGACCAATTACACTCTGGGATCTTGGCCACCAATTTTGCTGCCTTTCACTTGAAGATGCCTGGGCAGGCTAATTACTCGTCCCGTTTTGTTGTTGATCAATCCTCAGATTCCGAAACTTCTTTCCTACCTGTAACGGCAATGGTTTCCTCTGAGCTTGTAAATGAGGGCTAAGGCCATTTCTGCTGTGATCTGTAGCAGGTTTTCTTGCCACATATTGCACGGTTACTGAATTTGCAATGGGTTTTCTAGCTATAAATAGTGAATAGGTATTTGGTGACCATCTCGTGTTGCTGTAAACATCCTCCCGTCGTCCAGAAAACGGGCTAATACGTCGCTCAGAAGGCCTTGGGCAATGGTCAGCATACGGAAAGTGCAATCAGGTAAAATCTATGTCAATCTCATTGGAAGAGCTGTGCTCTATTCTGTTTTAAGCGACTTTATTTCTATTCTTGACTATTATTTTGAACATGAATCTGATATCCAAATAGGAACGACAATGTTGCTATGCTAATATTTGGTATCAAAAATACCTTTGCAAGGAAATAAATGAAGAGTTCAgccaaagaactttgattgatcAATCTCAACCTATATATCGGACTTAAGCCTGTTTATGTTTACAGCACAAATATCTTCAATGTTTTACAGCAACAGCCCTCCCGCCTTCAGAAGACACATGAATCAAGATCATATTAGATCAACCATTTATTTTACCATGCTAATTAACTCAAATTGAGCATGCATCAACAGCTTTCATTAATAATATTTACTATGGCATCACTTTTATTAAGCCAAAGCATATAGCTACGTACACTCTTGGAAACCTTTtaacaatttaatttaattttctctCCTTGCCAATAGATACAAGCAGATTCCCATAGTAACGAGAGGGAAACAAATTGCATCAAGTTCTTTCAGGAAATAACAATTTAACACTGATCGTTTTCCTTAATCAAGTATAAAACGTACAACTGTTTTTAAGGGATAACAGAAGTTCATTGATCAATGTATATACCAGAATGTTAGCGAGAGTAAGATTTGTTTCCTAATTAATATGAGGATGGTAGATTAATTTGTTGTTGGATTTCTAGTTCGTAAGTTGATGTTATTTCACATGCAGATCGTAGAGTGCAAATATTGAAGTATATTTCTATATCTTTTAAAAACTAGAAAACAAGCATGGAGTTTTTAATTAGTACCAGCAACTGTTAAGGATGTAAATAAAAACTCTTGCATGGATGTGGAAGCTCGAAAACGCCACCTCGTACAGAAAAATTCTTCCACCAGCTCTAATTTATGTCATCAAATCGACACGTAAAAGCCATGCAAACCGGACATGGAAGCTCGAAAACGCCACTCATCCACGTTTCTCTAGTCGATCAACACGTAAAATCCCATGCAAATCCACCAAAAAAAATACTATAAAAATCCCTTCATCGCAGCACCAAATTTCACTCCATTAACCCACAGAAACCTTACCATTTCCACCACAGAACATGGCGAAGAATCTCTCACTTGCGTCGATTCTCCTTGTGGCCATGCAATCCCTGGCCACCGCCAACACCTACACCACGACCATCACCACCACCATCGACGATGAAACCAATCGACCTGGGCACCAACAGTGTCAACAGCAGCTACAAGGTCATAGGTTCCGCTCCTGCCAAAGGTACTTGCAACAAGGAAGAGGAGGAGGCCTATACGACGACTCAGAAGATAGTGACCTTGTTCCGGCA
This is a stretch of genomic DNA from Primulina eburnea isolate SZY01 chromosome 11, ASM2296580v1, whole genome shotgun sequence. It encodes these proteins:
- the LOC140805033 gene encoding 2S seed storage albumin protein-like; protein product: MAKNLSLASILLVAMQSLATANTYTTTITTTIDDETNRPGHQQCQQQLQGHRFRSCQRYLQQGRGGGLYDDSEDSDLVPALNRPEQRESLMQCCEELRNVNEQCRCEAIKQALREQQQEGGGYQGEEFQKVYERARDLPRMCQMRRPQQCQLSGVFL